One Triplophysa dalaica isolate WHDGS20190420 chromosome 11, ASM1584641v1, whole genome shotgun sequence genomic window carries:
- the golga7bb gene encoding golgin subfamily A member 7B, with amino-acid sequence MATEFHNLRELRHSASLATKVFVQRDYSDGTICKFQTKFPAELDSRIERSLFEETIKTLNCFYAEAEKISGQSYFEGCLACATAYIIFLCMETRYEKILKKVSMYVQEQNEKIYAPRGLLLTDPIERGMRVIEISIFEDSSSSSSSSTGTSPSSTAQ; translated from the exons ATGGCGACAGAg TTCCACAACCTTCGAGAGTTGCGTCACAGTGCATCTCTGGCCACCAAGGTCTTCGTTCAGAGAGACTACAGCGACGGTACCATCTGCAAATTCCAAACAAAGTTTCCAGCAGAGCTGGACAGCAGA ATCGAAAGGAGCTTGTTTGAAGAAACGATAAAAACGCTGAACTGCTTTTACGCCGAGGCTGAGAAGATCAGCGGTCAGTCGTATTTCGAGGGCTGTCTGGCTTGTGCTACGGCCTACATCATTTTCCTGTGCATGGAGACACGCTATGAAAAG ATCCTGAAGAAGGTCAGCATGTATGTTCAGGAGCAGAACGAGAAGATCTATGCACCCAGAGGTTTGCTTCTGACAGATCCCATTGAGAGAGGCATGAGAGTGAT CGAGATCTCCATTTTCGAGGACAGCAGTTCCAGCAGTTCCAGCTCCACCGGAACCTCTCCGTCCAGCACGGCACAATGA